A genomic window from Canis lupus dingo isolate Sandy chromosome 13, ASM325472v2, whole genome shotgun sequence includes:
- the IREB2 gene encoding iron-responsive element-binding protein 2 isoform X2, translating into MDAPGAGRPFEYLIETLNDSSRKKFYNVPRLGGTKYGALPYSIRVLLEAAVRNCDGFLMKKEDVMNILDWKTKQSSVEVPFFPARVLLQDFTGIPAMVDFAAMREAVKILGGDPRRVHPARPTDLTVDHSLQIDFSKCAIQNAPNPGGGDLQKAGKLSPLRVQPKKLPCRGQTTCRGSCDSGEPGRNSGKLSSQIENTPILCPFHLQPVPEPETVLKNQEVEFGRNRERLQFFKWSSRVFKNVAVIPPGTGMAHQVNLEYLSRMVFEEDNLLFPDSVVGTDSHITMVNGLGILGWGVGGIETEAVMLGLPVSLTLPEVVGCELSGSSNPFVTSIDVVLGITKHLRQVGVAGKFVEFFGSGVSQLSIVDRTTIANMCPEYGAILSFFPVDNVTLKHLEHTGFDKAKLKSVETYLKAVKLFRHDQDNSGEPTYSQVIRIHLNSIVPSVSGPKRPQDRVAVTDMKRDFQACLNEKVGFKGFQIAAEKQKDYVCIRYEGSEYTLSHGSVVLAAVTSCTNNCNPSVMLAAGLLAKKAVDAGLHVKPYIRTSLSPGSGMVTHYLSSSGVLPYLSKLGFEIVGYGCSTCVGNTAPLPEAVLNAVKQGDLVTCGVLSGNKNFEGRLCDCVRANYLASPPLVVAYAIAGTVNIDFQTEPLGTDPTGRSIYLQDIWPSREEVHQMEEERVVLSMFKVLKEKMETKEPVALRPIENAHVLLYLGDSVTTDHISPAGSIARSSAAAKYLTNRGLTPREFNSYGARRGNDAVMTRGTFANIKLFNKFLGKPAPKTIHFPSGQTLDVFEAAELYQKDGVPLIILAGKKYGSGNSRDWAAKGPYLLGVKAVLAESYEKIHKDHLIGIGIVPLQFLPGENAESLGLSGRETFSLTFPEELSPGLTLSIKTSTGKVFSVIAAFENDVEVTLYRHGGLLNFVARKFS; encoded by the exons GTGCTCTGCCTTACTCGATACGGGTCCTGTTGGAAGCTGCTGTGCGGAACTGTGATGGCTTCTTGATGAAAAAGGAGGACGTCATGAACATTTTAGACTGGAAGACCAAACAAAGCAGTGTCGAAGTGCCCTTTTTCCCTGCCCGTGTCCTACTTCAAGATTTTAC tggaatACCAGCAATGGTGGATTTTGCTGCTATGAGGGAGGCAGTGAAGATTCTTGGAGGTGACCCTAGGAGAGTCCACCCTGCCCGTCCGACAGATCTCACAGTTGACCATTCTTTACAGATTGACTTCAGTAAATG TGCAATACAGAATGCTCCGAATCCTGGAGGTGGTGACCTGCAGAAAGCAGGAAAGCTCTCTCCACTCAGAGTGCAGCCTAAGAAGCTTCCCTGCAGAGGCCAGACTACCTGCCGTGGATCCTGCGACTCTGGAGAGCCGGGCCGAAACTCAGGGAAATTGTCTTCGCAGATTGAGAACACGCCCATTCTCTGTCCTTTTCATTTGCAACCAGTGCCTGA ACCTGAAACAGTGTTAAAAAACCAAGAAGTAGAATTTGGCAGAAATCGAGAGAGGCTTCAATTTTTCAAG TGGAGTTCAAGAGTTTTTAAGAACGTGGCTGTAATCCCTCCTGGAACTGGAATGGCTCATCAAGTAAACTTGGAGTATTTGTCGAGAATGGTTTTTGAAGAAGACAACCTCCTCTTCCCAGACAGTGTGGTTGGCACAGATTCTCATATAACCATGGTGAATGGTTTGGGGATTCTGGGGTGGG GGGTTGGAGGCATTGAAACCGAAGCAGTAATGCTTGGTCTGCCAGTTTCTCTCACTCTCCCGGAGGTGGTTGGATGTGAGTTGAGCGGCTCGTCAAACCCTTTTGTCACATCCATAGATGTCGTGCTTGGCATTACAAAG CACCTCAGGCAAGTAGGAGTGGCTGGAAAGTTTGTTGAGTTTTTTGGAAGTGGAGTTTCACAGTTATCTATAGTGGATCGGACCACAATAGCAAACATGTGTCCAGAATATGGTGCTATCCTCAGCTTTTTCCCTGTTGACAATGTGActttaaaacatttagaacatACAG GTTTTGACAAAGCCAAACTCAAGTCAGTGGAAACATACCTTAAAGCTGTGAAATTGTTTCGACATGACCAGGATAATTCAGGAGAACCCACGTACTCCCAG GTGATCCGGATTCATCTGAATTCAATAGTTCCATCTGTCAGTGGTCCAAAGAGACCTCAGGATAGAGTTGCTGTGACGGACATGAAGCGTGACTTCCAAGCTTGCTTGAACGAAAAG GTGGGATTTAAAGGGTTCCAGATTGCCGCTGAGAAGCAGAAGGATTACGTCTGTATTCGTTACGAAGGAAGCGAGTACACGCTGTCTCACGGGTCTGTGGTCCTGGCCGCGGTCACCAGCTGTACCAATAACTGTAACCCGTCTGTCATGCTCGCCGCAG GTCTTCTGGCTAAAAAAGCCGTGGACGCTGGGCTGCATGTGAAACCGTACATCCGAACAAGTCTATCTCCAGGCAGCGGGATGGTTACACATTACCTCAGTTCCAGCGGAGTGTTACCGTATCTCAGTAAGCTTGG ATTCGAAATTGTCGGCTATGGATGCTCAACCTGTGTGGGGAATACAGCACCCTTGCCAGAAGCCGTTTTAAATGCAGTAAAACAG GGCGATTTGGTTACTTGTGGAGTTTTATCTGGAAACAAAAATTTTGAAGGCCGGCTTTGTGATTGTGTTCGTGCCAATTATCTTGCCTCTCCACCCTTGGTGGTAGCGTACGCCATAGCGGGCACAGTGAATATAGACTTCCAGACGGAGCCTCTAG GCACAGACCCTACTGGCAGGAGCATTTACCTGCAGGACATCTGGCCCAGCCGAGAGGAGGTTCATCAGATGGAGGAAGAGCGGGTTGTACTGTCCATGTTTAAAGTTCTGAAAGAGAAGATGGAG ACCAAAGAGCCAGTTGCCCTGCGGCCTATTGAGAATGCCCACGTCCTGCTGTACCTGGGAGACTCGGTCACCACCGACCACATATCACCTGCGGGGAGCATCGCCAGGAGCAGCGCTGCTGCCAAGTACTTGACAAACAGAGG CCTTACTCCTCGTGAGTTCAACTCCTATGGGGCCCGCAGAGGCAACGATGCCGTGATGACCAGAGGCACGTTTGCGAACATCAAGCTGTTTAATAAATTCCTTGGGAAACCAGCTCCCAAAACAATTCATTTCCCGTCAGGACAGACG CTAGATGTGTTTGAGGCTGCGGAGCTGTACCAGAAGGACGGTGTCCCACTGATTattttagcaggaaaaaaatacgGTTCCGGGAACTCCAGAGACTGGGCTGCCAAAGGACCGTATCTGCTG GGCGTGAAAGCTGTTTTGGCTGAAAGTTATGAAAAGATTCACAAAGATCATTTGATTGGAATCGGCATAGTTCCACTTCAGTTCCTTCCGGGAGAAAACGCAGAGTCCTTGGGCCTCTCCGGCAGAGAAACATTTTCCTTAACGTTTCCTGAAGAGCTGTCTCCTGGACTAACGTTAAGTATAAAG ACAAGCACTGGCAAAGTATTCAGCGTGATTGCTGCTTTCGAAAATGACGTGGAAGTGACGTTGTACAGACACGGAGGATTATTAAACTTTGTGGCACGAAAATTCTCATAG
- the IREB2 gene encoding iron-responsive element-binding protein 2 isoform X1 yields MDAPGAGRPFEYLIETLNDSSRKKFYNVPRLGGTKYGALPYSIRVLLEAAVRNCDGFLMKKEDVMNILDWKTKQSSVEVPFFPARVLLQDFTGIPAMVDFAAMREAVKILGGDPRRVHPARPTDLTVDHSLQIDFSKCAIQNAPNPGGGDLQKAGKLSPLRVQPKKLPCRGQTTCRGSCDSGEPGRNSGKLSSQIENTPILCPFHLQPVPEPETVLKNQEVEFGRNRERLQFFKWSSRVFKNVAVIPPGTGMAHQVNLEYLSRMVFEEDNLLFPDSVVGTDSHITMVNGLGILGWGVGGIETEAVMLGLPVSLTLPEVVGCELSGSSNPFVTSIDVVLGITKHLRQVGVAGKFVEFFGSGVSQLSIVDRTTIANMCPEYGAILSFFPVDNVTLKHLEHTGFDKAKLKSVETYLKAVKLFRHDQDNSGEPTYSQVIRIHLNSIVPSVSGPKRPQDRVAVTDMKRDFQACLNEKVGFKGFQIAAEKQKDYVCIRYEGSEYTLSHGSVVLAAVTSCTNNCNPSVMLAAGLLAKKAVDAGLHVKPYIRTSLSPGSGMVTHYLSSSGVLPYLSKLGFEIVGYGCSTCVGNTAPLPEAVLNAVKQGDLVTCGVLSGNKNFEGRLCDCVRANYLASPPLVVAYAIAGTVNIDFQTEPLGTDPTGRSIYLQDIWPSREEVHQMEEERVVLSMFKVLKEKMEMGNKRWNSLEAPDSVLFPWDLKSTYIRCPSFFDKLTKEPVALRPIENAHVLLYLGDSVTTDHISPAGSIARSSAAAKYLTNRGLTPREFNSYGARRGNDAVMTRGTFANIKLFNKFLGKPAPKTIHFPSGQTLDVFEAAELYQKDGVPLIILAGKKYGSGNSRDWAAKGPYLLGVKAVLAESYEKIHKDHLIGIGIVPLQFLPGENAESLGLSGRETFSLTFPEELSPGLTLSIKTSTGKVFSVIAAFENDVEVTLYRHGGLLNFVARKFS; encoded by the exons GTGCTCTGCCTTACTCGATACGGGTCCTGTTGGAAGCTGCTGTGCGGAACTGTGATGGCTTCTTGATGAAAAAGGAGGACGTCATGAACATTTTAGACTGGAAGACCAAACAAAGCAGTGTCGAAGTGCCCTTTTTCCCTGCCCGTGTCCTACTTCAAGATTTTAC tggaatACCAGCAATGGTGGATTTTGCTGCTATGAGGGAGGCAGTGAAGATTCTTGGAGGTGACCCTAGGAGAGTCCACCCTGCCCGTCCGACAGATCTCACAGTTGACCATTCTTTACAGATTGACTTCAGTAAATG TGCAATACAGAATGCTCCGAATCCTGGAGGTGGTGACCTGCAGAAAGCAGGAAAGCTCTCTCCACTCAGAGTGCAGCCTAAGAAGCTTCCCTGCAGAGGCCAGACTACCTGCCGTGGATCCTGCGACTCTGGAGAGCCGGGCCGAAACTCAGGGAAATTGTCTTCGCAGATTGAGAACACGCCCATTCTCTGTCCTTTTCATTTGCAACCAGTGCCTGA ACCTGAAACAGTGTTAAAAAACCAAGAAGTAGAATTTGGCAGAAATCGAGAGAGGCTTCAATTTTTCAAG TGGAGTTCAAGAGTTTTTAAGAACGTGGCTGTAATCCCTCCTGGAACTGGAATGGCTCATCAAGTAAACTTGGAGTATTTGTCGAGAATGGTTTTTGAAGAAGACAACCTCCTCTTCCCAGACAGTGTGGTTGGCACAGATTCTCATATAACCATGGTGAATGGTTTGGGGATTCTGGGGTGGG GGGTTGGAGGCATTGAAACCGAAGCAGTAATGCTTGGTCTGCCAGTTTCTCTCACTCTCCCGGAGGTGGTTGGATGTGAGTTGAGCGGCTCGTCAAACCCTTTTGTCACATCCATAGATGTCGTGCTTGGCATTACAAAG CACCTCAGGCAAGTAGGAGTGGCTGGAAAGTTTGTTGAGTTTTTTGGAAGTGGAGTTTCACAGTTATCTATAGTGGATCGGACCACAATAGCAAACATGTGTCCAGAATATGGTGCTATCCTCAGCTTTTTCCCTGTTGACAATGTGActttaaaacatttagaacatACAG GTTTTGACAAAGCCAAACTCAAGTCAGTGGAAACATACCTTAAAGCTGTGAAATTGTTTCGACATGACCAGGATAATTCAGGAGAACCCACGTACTCCCAG GTGATCCGGATTCATCTGAATTCAATAGTTCCATCTGTCAGTGGTCCAAAGAGACCTCAGGATAGAGTTGCTGTGACGGACATGAAGCGTGACTTCCAAGCTTGCTTGAACGAAAAG GTGGGATTTAAAGGGTTCCAGATTGCCGCTGAGAAGCAGAAGGATTACGTCTGTATTCGTTACGAAGGAAGCGAGTACACGCTGTCTCACGGGTCTGTGGTCCTGGCCGCGGTCACCAGCTGTACCAATAACTGTAACCCGTCTGTCATGCTCGCCGCAG GTCTTCTGGCTAAAAAAGCCGTGGACGCTGGGCTGCATGTGAAACCGTACATCCGAACAAGTCTATCTCCAGGCAGCGGGATGGTTACACATTACCTCAGTTCCAGCGGAGTGTTACCGTATCTCAGTAAGCTTGG ATTCGAAATTGTCGGCTATGGATGCTCAACCTGTGTGGGGAATACAGCACCCTTGCCAGAAGCCGTTTTAAATGCAGTAAAACAG GGCGATTTGGTTACTTGTGGAGTTTTATCTGGAAACAAAAATTTTGAAGGCCGGCTTTGTGATTGTGTTCGTGCCAATTATCTTGCCTCTCCACCCTTGGTGGTAGCGTACGCCATAGCGGGCACAGTGAATATAGACTTCCAGACGGAGCCTCTAG GCACAGACCCTACTGGCAGGAGCATTTACCTGCAGGACATCTGGCCCAGCCGAGAGGAGGTTCATCAGATGGAGGAAGAGCGGGTTGTACTGTCCATGTTTAAAGTTCTGAAAGAGAAGATGGAG ATGGGAAATAAGCGGTGGAATTCCTTAGAAGCACCGGATTCAGTTTTGTTTCCATGGGACTTAAAGTCCACTTATATCAGATGTCCTTCGTTTTTTGATAAGCTT ACCAAAGAGCCAGTTGCCCTGCGGCCTATTGAGAATGCCCACGTCCTGCTGTACCTGGGAGACTCGGTCACCACCGACCACATATCACCTGCGGGGAGCATCGCCAGGAGCAGCGCTGCTGCCAAGTACTTGACAAACAGAGG CCTTACTCCTCGTGAGTTCAACTCCTATGGGGCCCGCAGAGGCAACGATGCCGTGATGACCAGAGGCACGTTTGCGAACATCAAGCTGTTTAATAAATTCCTTGGGAAACCAGCTCCCAAAACAATTCATTTCCCGTCAGGACAGACG CTAGATGTGTTTGAGGCTGCGGAGCTGTACCAGAAGGACGGTGTCCCACTGATTattttagcaggaaaaaaatacgGTTCCGGGAACTCCAGAGACTGGGCTGCCAAAGGACCGTATCTGCTG GGCGTGAAAGCTGTTTTGGCTGAAAGTTATGAAAAGATTCACAAAGATCATTTGATTGGAATCGGCATAGTTCCACTTCAGTTCCTTCCGGGAGAAAACGCAGAGTCCTTGGGCCTCTCCGGCAGAGAAACATTTTCCTTAACGTTTCCTGAAGAGCTGTCTCCTGGACTAACGTTAAGTATAAAG ACAAGCACTGGCAAAGTATTCAGCGTGATTGCTGCTTTCGAAAATGACGTGGAAGTGACGTTGTACAGACACGGAGGATTATTAAACTTTGTGGCACGAAAATTCTCATAG
- the IREB2 gene encoding iron-responsive element-binding protein 2 isoform X3 yields MDAPGAGRPFEYLIETLNDSSRKKFYNVPRLGGTKYGALPYSIRVLLEAAVRNCDGFLMKKEDVMNILDWKTKQSSVEVPFFPARVLLQDFTGIPAMVDFAAMREAVKILGGDPRRVHPARPTDLTVDHSLQIDFSKCAIQNAPNPGGGDLQKAGKLSPLRVQPKKLPCRGQTTCRGSCDSGEPGRNSGKLSSQIENTPILCPFHLQPVPEPETVLKNQEVEFGRNRERLQFFKWSSRVFKNVAVIPPGTGMAHQVNLEYLSRMVFEEDNLLFPDSVVGTDSHITMVNGLGILGWGVGGIETEAVMLGLPVSLTLPEVVGCELSGSSNPFVTSIDVVLGITKHLRQVGVAGKFVEFFGSGVSQLSIVDRTTIANMCPEYGAILSFFPVDNVTLKHLEHTGFDKAKLKSVETYLKAVKLFRHDQDNSGEPTYSQVIRIHLNSIVPSVSGPKRPQDRVAVTDMKRDFQACLNEKVGFKGFQIAAEKQKDYVCIRYEGSEYTLSHGSVVLAAVTSCTNNCNPSVMLAAGLLAKKAVDAGLHVKPYIRTSLSPGSGMVTHYLSSSGVLPYLSKLGFEIVGYGCSTCVGNTAPLPEAVLNAVKQGDLVTCGVLSGNKNFEGRLCDCVRANYLASPPLVVAYAIAGTVNIDFQTEPLGTDPTGRSIYLQDIWPSREEVHQMEEERVVLSMFKVLKEKMET; encoded by the exons GTGCTCTGCCTTACTCGATACGGGTCCTGTTGGAAGCTGCTGTGCGGAACTGTGATGGCTTCTTGATGAAAAAGGAGGACGTCATGAACATTTTAGACTGGAAGACCAAACAAAGCAGTGTCGAAGTGCCCTTTTTCCCTGCCCGTGTCCTACTTCAAGATTTTAC tggaatACCAGCAATGGTGGATTTTGCTGCTATGAGGGAGGCAGTGAAGATTCTTGGAGGTGACCCTAGGAGAGTCCACCCTGCCCGTCCGACAGATCTCACAGTTGACCATTCTTTACAGATTGACTTCAGTAAATG TGCAATACAGAATGCTCCGAATCCTGGAGGTGGTGACCTGCAGAAAGCAGGAAAGCTCTCTCCACTCAGAGTGCAGCCTAAGAAGCTTCCCTGCAGAGGCCAGACTACCTGCCGTGGATCCTGCGACTCTGGAGAGCCGGGCCGAAACTCAGGGAAATTGTCTTCGCAGATTGAGAACACGCCCATTCTCTGTCCTTTTCATTTGCAACCAGTGCCTGA ACCTGAAACAGTGTTAAAAAACCAAGAAGTAGAATTTGGCAGAAATCGAGAGAGGCTTCAATTTTTCAAG TGGAGTTCAAGAGTTTTTAAGAACGTGGCTGTAATCCCTCCTGGAACTGGAATGGCTCATCAAGTAAACTTGGAGTATTTGTCGAGAATGGTTTTTGAAGAAGACAACCTCCTCTTCCCAGACAGTGTGGTTGGCACAGATTCTCATATAACCATGGTGAATGGTTTGGGGATTCTGGGGTGGG GGGTTGGAGGCATTGAAACCGAAGCAGTAATGCTTGGTCTGCCAGTTTCTCTCACTCTCCCGGAGGTGGTTGGATGTGAGTTGAGCGGCTCGTCAAACCCTTTTGTCACATCCATAGATGTCGTGCTTGGCATTACAAAG CACCTCAGGCAAGTAGGAGTGGCTGGAAAGTTTGTTGAGTTTTTTGGAAGTGGAGTTTCACAGTTATCTATAGTGGATCGGACCACAATAGCAAACATGTGTCCAGAATATGGTGCTATCCTCAGCTTTTTCCCTGTTGACAATGTGActttaaaacatttagaacatACAG GTTTTGACAAAGCCAAACTCAAGTCAGTGGAAACATACCTTAAAGCTGTGAAATTGTTTCGACATGACCAGGATAATTCAGGAGAACCCACGTACTCCCAG GTGATCCGGATTCATCTGAATTCAATAGTTCCATCTGTCAGTGGTCCAAAGAGACCTCAGGATAGAGTTGCTGTGACGGACATGAAGCGTGACTTCCAAGCTTGCTTGAACGAAAAG GTGGGATTTAAAGGGTTCCAGATTGCCGCTGAGAAGCAGAAGGATTACGTCTGTATTCGTTACGAAGGAAGCGAGTACACGCTGTCTCACGGGTCTGTGGTCCTGGCCGCGGTCACCAGCTGTACCAATAACTGTAACCCGTCTGTCATGCTCGCCGCAG GTCTTCTGGCTAAAAAAGCCGTGGACGCTGGGCTGCATGTGAAACCGTACATCCGAACAAGTCTATCTCCAGGCAGCGGGATGGTTACACATTACCTCAGTTCCAGCGGAGTGTTACCGTATCTCAGTAAGCTTGG ATTCGAAATTGTCGGCTATGGATGCTCAACCTGTGTGGGGAATACAGCACCCTTGCCAGAAGCCGTTTTAAATGCAGTAAAACAG GGCGATTTGGTTACTTGTGGAGTTTTATCTGGAAACAAAAATTTTGAAGGCCGGCTTTGTGATTGTGTTCGTGCCAATTATCTTGCCTCTCCACCCTTGGTGGTAGCGTACGCCATAGCGGGCACAGTGAATATAGACTTCCAGACGGAGCCTCTAG GCACAGACCCTACTGGCAGGAGCATTTACCTGCAGGACATCTGGCCCAGCCGAGAGGAGGTTCATCAGATGGAGGAAGAGCGGGTTGTACTGTCCATGTTTAAAGTTCTGAAAGAGAAGATGGAG acatag